The region CTGACAATTCACACAAGACAGATTGATATGATTATGTCAAAAGAGTCCGCTGTAAATCATTACAAAAAGAAATATTTCGCAGATATTGAGAAGATAATAGGTGCCGAAGGCTAAAGCTTTGTTAAGCGCTTATCAGTAACTTTCGGATTTACCCCTATTTTCTTCAAGGCGGGTTATTTTTCCTTCCTGAATTTTTTTTCTTTTATAGGCGTCTTCGAGCTTATATAGCAATTCATCAACATCGGTTGGTTTCATCAGATAGTCAAAAGCTCCAAGTTCCATTCCCTCAACAGCAACCTCAACGTTCGCATGCCCCGTCAGCATAACTACTTCAACAAGGGGCTTTATCTTTTTAATTTCTCTTAATGTCTGTATGCCGTCCATGCCCTGCATTTTTACATCCAGAACAACAAGATCCGGTGGAGACTCTTTTAAAATTGTAAGTGCCTCTTCTCCGCTATATACTCCACTTGCCTTTACCTTTCTCTTTAACAACCTTTTTAACAATGTGTCTAAAAACTCTTTTTCATCATCTACTATAAGAACGCTGAATTCGTACACTTTAATTGCCTCCTGCCTTTGAGCAAACCTGTATGATCTTATTAAACAAATCTTCAAAATCACACGGCTTTGTGAGATATTCAGCAGCGCCGTAATTAACAGCTTCTTCCGACGCAGCCTCCGATCCGTGTCCTGTCAGTATTATTACCGGAAGTTCCGGAGTCATTTTCCCGAAAATTTTCAAAACCTCGATTCCATCCATATCTTCCATCTTAAGATCAAGAACCGCTACATCAAAATCGGTTTTTCGCATAGCCCTGAGCGCTTCTGTTCCTGAAAAAGCTTTTGTTACATCAAAATTTCTTTTTGAAAGTCTTTTGGCAATAACATTGACAAAGTCTTTTTCATCATCCACAAACAATACCTTGATAGGGTCATTATTTTTATCGGGTTCTGCATTTATGCTTTGTTTTCTTTCCGCCATTTTAAATTACCTGTTCTTGCTCCAGCAAAGTATCCATCGCCTACGATGGCTCTTATGTCTATCGAAAAAACCGCTTATTAATTTCTTTTGGTGGGAAGCCGTATATAAAATGTTGTCCCGGCATCGACTACACTTATAACATCGATTATTCCTCCCATCTTTTTTACTATTCCGTAGCATATTGAAAGTCCCAATCCGGTTCCTTTCCCCACAGGCTTTGTTGTGAAGAAGGGGTCGAATATCCTGGCAAGATTTGATTTGGGAATTCCAGGGCCATCATCAGCTATGCTGATTACTGTTTCATTTGCTTCCAGAAAGCTTGTCAGTGTTATATTTCCACCTCTTTTTTCCAAAGCATCCAAAGCATTATTCATAAGATTCAAAAAAACCTGCTGTATTTCAGTATGTGACAGCCGTAATATCGGGAGGTTTTGCTGAAGATTGGATTTTATGCTGACATTGCTGAATTTCGCTCTTTGCGAGCAAAAACTTACCACATCATTTATTACATCGTTTATATTGGTATCTTCCAATACAGTATCCGTTTTCCTGGCAAAACTCAAAAGCTTTTTAGTAATATCCCGGCATCTTTTTCCCTGGGTCTTTATTTGCGCAAGCGCCCTTTCAAGTTCTTTCCTGTTTTCCGTGTTGCTTAAAGGCTCATCCTCCATAAAGTCGTGAACCCAACCTGCTTCTTCAACCATAATTGCAACAGGATTATTGATCTCATGAGCTATGCCGGCTGCAAGCTCACCAAGTGAAGCCAGTTTTCCTGTTTCTAAAATCTTTTGGTTCATGGCTTCTTTTTCTTCATCCGTTTTGGCTATTTTGGCTATTATCCATTTTGAAAGCAAAAAGGCGGTTATCATGATTACTATGCCGTCTATCAGAATAATAAGAATAGTAATATGTTTAGCATCAGTCAGCTCGGCAAAGGCATCCGATTTGTCTTGCTGGCAGATAAGTACCCAGTCACCGTTTTTTATCAAAGAGGCTACATATAAATGCTTTTTCTCCGAATCATCCTCT is a window of Pseudomonadota bacterium DNA encoding:
- a CDS encoding response regulator, with amino-acid sequence MYEFSVLIVDDEKEFLDTLLKRLLKRKVKASGVYSGEEALTILKESPPDLVVLDVKMQGMDGIQTLREIKKIKPLVEVVMLTGHANVEVAVEGMELGAFDYLMKPTDVDELLYKLEDAYKRKKIQEGKITRLEENRGKSESY
- a CDS encoding response regulator, producing the protein MAERKQSINAEPDKNNDPIKVLFVDDEKDFVNVIAKRLSKRNFDVTKAFSGTEALRAMRKTDFDVAVLDLKMEDMDGIEVLKIFGKMTPELPVIILTGHGSEAASEEAVNYGAAEYLTKPCDFEDLFNKIIQVCSKAGGN
- a CDS encoding two-component sensor histidine kinase gives rise to the protein MTWKNQLKDPYYKYLLKKMLFIIIALSFVPLVTVSGIILERFSASYHKKQNAHLGELVLKHKQNIDGFLLEKLNSIRFMAKSFTFEELNNEDFLNNSLASLQTEYGSVFEDLGVINDKGIQITYAGPFKLEKANYSETQWFRKAINSNYFISDIFLGLRGTPHFIIAVRQNNNGLPWILKTTISFATFNSLVENLRIGKTGFAFILNSKGEFQSKPNSEVVSSKVYSIFNNIKKGISTKEEIYFSEIEDDSEKKHLYVASLIKNGDWVLICQQDKSDAFAELTDAKHITILIILIDGIVIMITAFLLSKWIIAKIAKTDEEKEAMNQKILETGKLASLGELAAGIAHEINNPVAIMVEEAGWVHDFMEDEPLSNTENRKELERALAQIKTQGKRCRDITKKLLSFARKTDTVLEDTNINDVINDVVSFCSQRAKFSNVSIKSNLQQNLPILRLSHTEIQQVFLNLMNNALDALEKRGGNITLTSFLEANETVISIADDGPGIPKSNLARIFDPFFTTKPVGKGTGLGLSICYGIVKKMGGIIDVISVVDAGTTFYIRLPTKRN